From a region of the Flavobacterium sediminilitoris genome:
- the mce gene encoding methylmalonyl-CoA epimerase: MRKIEHIGIAVKDLEVSNLIFEKLLGVSSYKEEVVEREGVKTSFFENGPNKIELLQAIREDSPIAKFIEKKGEGIHHIAFDVENILLEIERLKKEGFVVLNELPKKGADNKLVAFLHPKSTNGVLIELCQEIK; encoded by the coding sequence ATGCGAAAAATTGAACATATAGGTATAGCTGTAAAAGACTTGGAAGTCTCTAATTTGATTTTTGAAAAGCTTCTAGGGGTGTCGTCATATAAAGAAGAAGTGGTAGAAAGGGAAGGGGTTAAAACTTCTTTTTTTGAGAATGGACCTAATAAAATCGAATTATTACAAGCGATTAGAGAGGATAGTCCAATAGCTAAATTTATTGAAAAAAAAGGGGAAGGGATTCATCATATAGCTTTTGATGTTGAAAATATTTTACTCGAAATTGAAAGATTGAAAAAAGAAGGATTTGTTGTTTTGAATGAATTGCCGAAGAAAGGTGCTGATAATAAGTTGGTTGCTTTTCTTCATCCTAAAAGTACAAATGGAGTTTTGATAGAACTTTGTCAAGAAATAAAATAA
- the rbfA gene encoding 30S ribosome-binding factor RbfA — METNRQKKIGTLLQKDLVDILQGEIRKNGVSNLVISVSKVNVTSDLSIAKVFLSVFPTEKAGEILNAIKTNTPLIKHDLSQRVKNQLRKVPNLIFYIDDSLDYIEKIDDALSGKENPVLNPDLLDKRKKS, encoded by the coding sequence ATGGAAACGAACAGACAAAAAAAAATAGGCACATTATTACAAAAAGACCTTGTTGACATTCTTCAAGGAGAAATAAGAAAAAACGGAGTAAGTAATTTAGTGATTTCAGTTTCAAAAGTTAATGTAACTTCAGATTTATCTATAGCTAAAGTTTTTTTAAGTGTTTTCCCAACGGAAAAAGCAGGAGAAATCTTAAATGCAATAAAAACAAACACACCTTTAATTAAGCATGATTTATCCCAACGTGTAAAAAATCAATTAAGAAAAGTTCCAAATCTAATTTTCTACATTGATGATAGCTTAGATTATATTGAAAAAATCGACGACGCCCTAAGCGGAAAAGAAAACCCTGTCTTAAACCCTGATTTACTAGACAAGAGAAAGAAATCATAA
- a CDS encoding ABC transporter permease, producing MNFPFYIAKRYAVSFSKNSTINIITIIATVAIIASAMALFIFLSVFSGLKEFTLSYSNSSDPDFTIEAINGKSFFITQEEELKLKESNSITNYSKIVQDRVLFSYSNKEQIATIKGVDSIFTKVSSIDKYLYVGNWLEPNTNQAIVGAEISRRLSLGLFDFTNSLDIYSPKPGKGLIENNENAFNISKLQPTGIFNINEDVDSKYVYCDILVAQNLFGFKQNQITSIELKASKNIPEEKIIEELNVIFKNNVKIKTKAQLNDSLYKMLNSENLFIYLFSTLVVILTLFCLAGAIVMIIIDKKENIYTLYNIGLTFKEIRKIFFIQGIIITSFGLFFGILIGSILIIIQQEFSLLMISQSIAYPVLFKIENIIIVVLTIISLGITSSWIASGRVNKEFFESS from the coding sequence TTGAATTTCCCATTCTACATAGCAAAAAGATATGCAGTAAGTTTTAGCAAAAACTCTACAATAAACATCATAACCATAATAGCAACAGTAGCTATTATTGCTAGCGCAATGGCACTATTTATTTTTCTTTCCGTATTTAGTGGCTTAAAAGAATTCACACTCAGCTATAGTAATTCTTCAGATCCCGATTTTACAATTGAAGCCATAAACGGAAAATCTTTTTTCATCACTCAAGAAGAAGAACTTAAATTAAAAGAAAGCAATTCAATCACAAATTACAGCAAAATAGTTCAAGACCGAGTACTATTCAGCTATAGCAACAAAGAACAAATAGCCACAATAAAAGGAGTTGATAGCATATTTACAAAAGTAAGCTCTATAGACAAATATCTATATGTAGGAAACTGGCTAGAACCAAACACAAATCAAGCAATTGTCGGAGCAGAAATATCAAGAAGATTATCTTTAGGACTATTTGATTTCACAAACTCCTTAGATATTTATTCACCAAAACCTGGTAAAGGATTAATTGAAAATAACGAAAATGCTTTTAATATTTCCAAACTTCAACCAACAGGAATTTTCAACATAAACGAAGATGTTGACAGTAAATATGTTTATTGCGATATTCTAGTTGCGCAAAATTTATTTGGATTCAAACAAAACCAAATCACTAGCATAGAACTAAAAGCATCCAAAAATATTCCAGAAGAAAAAATAATTGAAGAATTAAATGTTATTTTCAAAAACAATGTGAAAATAAAAACCAAAGCACAATTAAACGATTCTTTATACAAAATGTTAAATTCTGAAAATTTATTCATCTATTTATTTAGCACCCTTGTAGTGATTTTAACTTTATTTTGTTTAGCTGGAGCTATCGTAATGATTATTATCGACAAAAAAGAAAACATATATACTTTATACAACATAGGCTTAACCTTTAAAGAAATTAGAAAAATATTCTTTATTCAAGGAATAATTATCACATCTTTTGGTCTTTTTTTCGGCATATTAATTGGCAGCATCCTAATCATCATTCAACAAGAATTTTCACTTTTAATGATATCTCAAAGCATTGCCTATCCTGTTTTATTTAAAATAGAAAACATAATTATAGTTGTATTAACTATTATCTCACTTGGCATAACATCCTCATGGATTGCTTCTGGCAGAGTAAATAAAGAATTTTTTGAGTCATCTTAA
- a CDS encoding ribose-phosphate pyrophosphokinase, protein MSYNEPEAKIFACSQSVYLAEKIAKSYGMSLGKITFSKYSDGEFQPSFEESIRGLRVFLVCSTFPSSDNLMELLLMIDAAKRASARHITAVIPYFGWARQDRKDKPRVPIGAKLVAKLLEAAGATRIMTMDLHADQIQGFFEKPVDHLFASTIFLPYVKSLNLENLTIASPDMGGSKRAYAYSKFLESDVVVCYKQRKKANVIDTMELIGDVTGRNVILVDDMIDTGGTLAKAADVMMEKGALSVRAICTHPILSGEAYEKIENSKLLELIVTDSIPLRKESNKIKVVTCADLFAEVMHMVQNNNSISGKFLM, encoded by the coding sequence ATGTCATACAACGAGCCTGAAGCAAAGATTTTTGCATGTTCTCAGAGTGTGTACTTGGCTGAAAAAATAGCAAAGAGCTATGGAATGTCGCTAGGTAAAATTACGTTCTCAAAATATAGTGATGGAGAATTTCAACCTTCTTTTGAAGAATCAATTAGAGGTTTAAGAGTATTTCTAGTTTGCTCAACTTTCCCAAGTTCTGACAATTTGATGGAATTATTACTTATGATTGATGCAGCAAAAAGAGCATCAGCACGTCATATTACAGCAGTAATACCATATTTTGGATGGGCGAGACAAGACAGAAAAGACAAACCAAGAGTCCCAATAGGAGCAAAATTAGTTGCAAAACTATTAGAAGCTGCAGGAGCAACTCGAATTATGACTATGGATTTACACGCTGATCAAATCCAAGGTTTTTTCGAAAAACCTGTAGATCATTTATTTGCTTCTACTATCTTTTTACCATATGTAAAAAGTTTAAATTTAGAAAACCTAACAATTGCTTCACCAGATATGGGTGGATCAAAAAGAGCTTATGCTTATTCTAAGTTTTTAGAATCTGATGTTGTCGTTTGTTACAAGCAAAGAAAAAAAGCAAATGTAATTGACACAATGGAACTAATTGGAGATGTTACAGGAAGAAATGTTATTCTTGTAGATGATATGATAGATACAGGAGGAACTCTTGCTAAAGCAGCAGATGTAATGATGGAAAAAGGAGCTTTAAGTGTTAGAGCAATTTGCACTCATCCTATTTTATCTGGAGAAGCATACGAAAAAATTGAAAACTCTAAATTACTAGAGCTAATAGTTACCGATTCTATTCCTTTAAGGAAAGAATCTAATAAAATAAAAGTTGTAACATGTGCCGATTTATTTGCAGAAGTAATGCACATGGTACAAAACAACAACTCCATAAGTGGAAAATTTTTAATGTAA
- a CDS encoding 50S ribosomal protein L25/general stress protein Ctc, which produces MKSITIKGSERENVGKKATKAVRDAGMVPCVIYGGNQPVHFAADERAFKNLVYTPNAHTVVIELEEGKKIEAILQDIQFHPVSDKILHIDFFQLNEEKEIIMEVPVKVTGKSPGVMAGGVLRLNQRRLKVKALPKNLPDFVEANITPLEMGNKLYVTKLETNNFKLMHPDNTVVCQVRISRAAMKAAQEAAKAAKAAPAKKK; this is translated from the coding sequence ATGAAATCAATTACGATTAAAGGATCAGAAAGAGAAAACGTAGGCAAAAAGGCAACTAAAGCCGTACGTGATGCTGGAATGGTTCCTTGCGTTATTTACGGAGGAAATCAACCAGTACATTTTGCAGCAGATGAAAGAGCATTTAAAAACTTGGTATACACTCCAAACGCTCACACTGTTGTAATTGAATTAGAAGAAGGTAAAAAAATTGAAGCAATCTTACAAGATATTCAATTTCATCCAGTTTCAGACAAAATTTTACATATTGACTTTTTCCAATTAAACGAAGAGAAAGAAATCATAATGGAAGTTCCTGTAAAAGTTACTGGAAAATCTCCAGGTGTTATGGCTGGTGGTGTTTTACGTTTAAACCAACGTCGTTTAAAAGTTAAAGCTTTACCTAAAAACCTTCCTGATTTTGTTGAAGCAAACATTACTCCTTTAGAAATGGGTAATAAATTGTATGTTACAAAATTAGAGACAAACAACTTTAAATTAATGCACCCAGACAATACTGTAGTATGTCAGGTAAGAATTTCTCGTGCTGCAATGAAAGCTGCTCAAGAAGCTGCAAAAGCTGCAAAAGCTGCTCCAGCAAAGAAAAAATAA
- the pth gene encoding aminoacyl-tRNA hydrolase yields the protein MKKFLVIGLGNIGTEYVNTRHNIGFKIVDFFANKENINFQTVKLGDLAEIKIKGRTILLLKPNTYMNLSGKAVKYWMEKENIEKENILVITDDLNLSFGTIRIKTKGSDGGHNGLKNIQQTLNTSEYPRFRFGISDEFKKGQQVNYVLGEWTDDEKEKLKERLEVSTEIIKSFALAGLNNTMNLFNGK from the coding sequence ATGAAAAAATTTTTAGTTATTGGACTAGGTAATATTGGAACAGAGTATGTCAATACTAGACACAATATAGGCTTTAAAATAGTTGATTTTTTTGCTAATAAAGAAAACATAAATTTTCAAACAGTCAAGCTTGGTGATCTCGCTGAGATAAAAATAAAAGGAAGAACAATTCTTTTATTAAAACCAAATACTTATATGAATTTAAGCGGAAAAGCTGTTAAATACTGGATGGAAAAAGAAAATATAGAAAAAGAAAACATTCTTGTGATTACAGACGATCTTAATCTTTCATTTGGCACTATTCGAATTAAAACAAAAGGAAGTGACGGAGGTCATAATGGATTAAAAAACATACAACAAACACTAAACACCTCAGAGTACCCACGATTTCGTTTTGGAATAAGTGATGAATTCAAAAAAGGGCAGCAAGTAAACTATGTCTTAGGTGAATGGACTGATGATGAAAAAGAAAAACTAAAAGAAAGACTTGAAGTTTCAACTGAAATTATAAAATCATTTGCTTTAGCTGGCTTAAATAACACAATGAATTTATTTAATGGTAAATAA
- a CDS encoding zinc-dependent metalloprotease produces the protein MKKKLLLAMFAVLFFSNIYCQKSVWKKTSLDKVESLQKAERISMPFKYELYSLEMQNLKSSLMLAPNDLSGVFSNIIITFPNSNGSLENYRIYESLIMEKELAEKFPEMKTYLGKGINDPTATIRFSITQFGFHGMILSGKTGTTFIDTYTTDLNNYIVYDKSNTSNIRNFSCDFDEINHEVLKNVSSESFQRTGDGNFRTYRLAMACTGEYAAFHGGTVAGALAAIVVTVNRVNAIYERDLSARLVLVANNNLIIYTNAGTDPYTNNNGGTMLGQNQTNVTTVIGSANYDIGHVVSTGGGGVAGLGVVCNNSQKARGVTGANAPVGDPFDIDYVAHEIGHQFGCNHTFNNSCSGNRNSSTAVEPGSGSTIMAYAGICSPNVQSNSDAHFSFISIAEANTRTFLGTSCAVVTPNGNIAPVVNAGPDYIIPKGTAFVLKGAATDANGDALTYCWEQTNNEISTQAPLQTATNGPNFRSRPPVASPDRYMPRIQDVINNNLAPTWEVVPNVVRTMNFALTVRDNRSPNGGQTGRDDMVVTTASVGPFLVNTPNTAVSWVAGTNQNVTWDVAGTTENGINASFVDILLSTDGGFTYPIFLASKVPNDGSEIITVPNNPGSQNRIMVRGYSHIFYDISNTNFTISSAPSSFSVSFSGIEETQNTSICSSNTVDYIINYSALGGFGASTSFTATGNPSGSTVSFNPSQISSTGTVVLTLGNLTSVASGDYQILVNATSGAVTKTVPFYLSVGLSPVVLTAPVNNAIGQNTTLNLTWDLNPNATSYDVQVATDNTFSTVVSSGNVTSNSYSVSGLSEGTNYFWRVLPKSVTCTGVYGSSYRFTTGSISCTTTSSSNVPIVISASGTPTINSTLNIPSGGSIADINVTMNITHTWINDLTATLTSPSGTIVQLFSNECNPNASIENIVATFDDSGSALVCGNNPGISGTVLPEQVLSVFNGEDSAGTWVLTVSDAFNQDGGVLNSWSLNVCIVQPLGNDLFDFEELTLYPNPNKGSFTVTFLSNSSNDIDVHVFDIRGREVYKETFSNTGSFNQNINLEDVQTGIYLVSIIDGAKKVMKKIIIE, from the coding sequence ATGAAAAAAAAATTACTATTAGCAATGTTTGCTGTGTTATTTTTCAGTAATATATATTGTCAAAAGTCTGTATGGAAAAAAACTTCTTTAGATAAAGTGGAATCACTTCAAAAAGCGGAAAGAATATCAATGCCTTTCAAATATGAACTCTATTCATTAGAGATGCAAAACTTAAAGTCAAGTTTAATGCTCGCTCCAAATGATTTAAGTGGCGTTTTTTCAAATATCATTATTACTTTTCCTAATTCTAATGGGAGTTTAGAAAACTATAGAATTTATGAATCTTTGATTATGGAAAAAGAGTTGGCTGAAAAATTTCCTGAAATGAAAACTTATTTAGGAAAAGGAATTAATGATCCAACTGCAACTATTCGATTTAGTATAACTCAATTTGGATTTCATGGAATGATTTTGTCAGGAAAAACAGGAACAACTTTTATAGATACTTACACTACGGATTTAAACAATTATATTGTTTATGATAAATCTAATACGTCAAATATAAGAAATTTTAGTTGTGATTTTGATGAAATAAATCATGAAGTGTTAAAAAATGTGTCAAGTGAGAGTTTTCAAAGAACAGGGGATGGTAACTTTAGAACATATAGATTAGCAATGGCTTGTACTGGAGAATATGCTGCTTTTCATGGAGGTACCGTTGCAGGGGCTTTAGCTGCAATAGTTGTAACTGTAAATAGAGTTAATGCTATCTATGAGAGAGATTTATCAGCAAGATTGGTTTTGGTAGCAAATAATAATTTAATAATTTACACAAATGCAGGAACTGATCCTTATACAAATAATAATGGAGGAACTATGTTGGGGCAAAATCAAACTAATGTGACCACAGTTATTGGGAGTGCAAATTACGATATTGGTCATGTTGTGAGTACAGGAGGAGGAGGTGTTGCTGGATTAGGGGTTGTGTGTAATAATTCTCAAAAAGCGAGAGGTGTTACAGGAGCAAATGCACCAGTTGGAGATCCTTTTGATATTGATTATGTAGCTCATGAGATAGGGCACCAGTTTGGATGTAATCATACTTTTAATAATTCATGTAGTGGTAATAGAAATTCAAGTACAGCAGTAGAGCCAGGAAGTGGGTCTACTATTATGGCGTACGCAGGAATTTGCTCTCCTAATGTTCAAAGTAATTCAGATGCTCACTTTAGTTTTATTAGTATTGCTGAGGCTAATACTAGAACGTTCTTAGGGACTTCTTGCGCAGTTGTAACACCTAATGGCAATATTGCTCCAGTAGTTAATGCAGGTCCAGATTATATTATTCCAAAAGGTACGGCATTTGTTTTAAAAGGTGCAGCTACAGATGCTAATGGTGATGCTTTGACCTATTGTTGGGAGCAAACAAATAATGAGATTTCTACGCAGGCTCCTTTACAAACAGCTACTAATGGTCCAAATTTCAGATCTAGACCACCTGTTGCTTCTCCTGATAGGTATATGCCAAGAATACAGGATGTAATTAATAATAATTTGGCACCAACTTGGGAAGTTGTACCTAATGTTGTTAGAACAATGAATTTTGCACTTACTGTTAGGGATAATAGAAGTCCTAATGGAGGACAAACAGGAAGAGATGATATGGTTGTTACTACAGCATCAGTGGGTCCTTTTTTAGTAAATACTCCAAATACAGCAGTTTCGTGGGTGGCGGGAACAAATCAAAATGTTACTTGGGATGTGGCTGGAACTACGGAAAATGGGATTAACGCATCTTTTGTTGATATTTTACTTTCTACAGATGGAGGATTTACTTATCCTATATTTTTAGCCAGTAAAGTGCCAAATGATGGTTCTGAAATAATTACAGTGCCAAATAATCCAGGTTCTCAAAATAGAATTATGGTAAGAGGTTATAGCCATATTTTTTATGATATATCAAACACAAACTTTACTATTTCTTCTGCTCCTTCTTCTTTTTCAGTTTCTTTTTCAGGTATTGAAGAGACGCAGAATACTTCAATTTGTTCTTCAAATACAGTTGATTATATAATAAATTATTCTGCTTTAGGAGGATTTGGTGCAAGTACATCTTTTACTGCTACTGGTAATCCTTCAGGGTCAACGGTAAGTTTTAACCCTAGCCAAATTAGTTCTACAGGAACAGTTGTTTTGACTTTAGGTAATTTAACTTCTGTTGCAAGTGGAGATTATCAAATATTAGTTAATGCTACTTCTGGTGCTGTTACAAAAACGGTTCCTTTCTATTTGTCTGTTGGTCTTAGCCCTGTAGTTTTGACTGCTCCTGTTAATAATGCAATTGGTCAAAATACTACTTTAAATTTGACTTGGGATCTAAATCCTAATGCAACGTCTTATGATGTTCAGGTAGCTACAGATAATACTTTTAGTACTGTTGTAAGTTCTGGAAATGTGACTTCAAATTCATATAGTGTTTCTGGATTAAGTGAAGGGACAAATTACTTTTGGAGAGTGTTGCCAAAAAGTGTTACTTGTACTGGTGTTTACGGGAGTTCTTATAGGTTTACAACAGGAAGTATCTCTTGTACAACAACTTCATCGAGTAATGTGCCAATTGTTATTTCTGCCTCTGGAACACCAACAATTAATTCGACCTTGAATATTCCTTCTGGAGGGTCAATAGCTGATATAAATGTGACAATGAATATAACGCATACTTGGATAAATGATTTAACAGCTACATTAACAAGTCCGTCAGGGACAATTGTGCAGCTATTCTCTAATGAATGTAATCCAAACGCAAGTATAGAAAATATAGTAGCTACATTTGATGATTCAGGTTCAGCATTAGTTTGTGGTAATAATCCAGGGATATCTGGAACGGTATTACCAGAACAAGTATTGTCAGTGTTTAATGGTGAGGATTCTGCAGGAACATGGGTTTTAACAGTTTCAGATGCTTTTAATCAAGATGGAGGAGTTTTAAATAGTTGGAGTTTAAATGTTTGTATCGTTCAGCCACTAGGAAATGACTTGTTTGATTTTGAGGAGCTTACATTATATCCTAATCCTAATAAAGGAAGTTTTACTGTGACATTTTTGTCTAATTCATCAAATGATATTGATGTACATGTTTTTGATATTCGTGGAAGAGAGGTGTATAAAGAGACATTTTCTAATACAGGGAGTTTTAATCAAAATATAAACTTAGAAGATGTTCAAACAGGTATTTATTTGGTTTCAATAATTGATGGAGCTAAAAAGGTAATGAAGAAAATAATTATTGAATAA
- a CDS encoding T9SS-dependent choice-of-anchor J family protein, whose translation MKKNTSKGIVFTVFSLLSLTVNAQTLQKKGVPQKFGRPIQITEQALTPSGHIRCYTDENEAYLKTQYPNRSTNTEFENWLAPKIAQIKADRAAGKNIQQVYNIPVVIHIVHNGDAIGTGENITDAQALSQIQVMNEDYRKLINTPGGANSTGLAVDCEINFCIAQTDPNGNPTSGIVRHNIAPYANDVANGPGGADWEKRADVELLKQNTIWNPDNYLNMWTVRFGGLPADQGGLDGILGYAQFPSNSGLGGLNNNGGLANTDGVVASFDTFGTIDENDGTFILNPSYNRGRTMTHEVGHWLGLRHLWGDPNTNLGVDGCTVDDYCLDTPNTRQPNFTCDLTTNSCPAPGNDMVQNYMDYTNDACMDTFTQDQKNRMIAVMTNSPRRNTLNASSACQTPTPIIRFQNPTGSVNENTNCNFTDFTFPVLLGKAATSDATVTFNVTGGTAILNTDYSIVNSSVTFPTGTTANQNLTIRIYNDGLVENDETIEITLTLNANGGNTTLNENAKTITITIVNDDNTPSATQITTLITEDFEDATGWGIIDGDGDGENWGTVNGLDGFGGIVGVCAFSETDLTIVGGTGTTNPNNYIISPQFTIAASSTAAEVNYTIGAYSSDTNPYQEHYSVYFTTNISTVNSILAGTVLENNREIPAKNTEERSHDLSAFIGQTGYIVFRHHNTAGNGILVLDNVDINSTISTDIQTEINTGTAYQALIPSTGTIYATDSSTGKIMSNIINNANADYGCTNVYVNRSQTSTGSASVNYGSNTATNLKVMAKTFTITTANSLNENADIMFYFSEAEIAAWETETGNNRNLLKVIKDGNLVALPTTIGSFGSNVTITGTSVNGIEGVYYFGIDSTLGSSNFEIIEAVSIYPNPTSNELNINLSGDFSSTTSYTIYNSIGQTIKSSKITIQSDLKINTSNFSDGIYFIRIEKDGASKTLKFIKQ comes from the coding sequence ATGAAAAAAAATACCTCAAAAGGTATAGTATTCACAGTCTTTAGTTTATTATCTTTAACTGTAAATGCCCAAACCTTACAAAAAAAAGGAGTTCCTCAAAAATTTGGAAGACCTATCCAAATAACTGAACAAGCACTCACTCCTAGTGGTCATATCAGATGTTATACTGATGAAAACGAGGCTTATTTAAAAACACAATACCCAAACAGAAGCACTAATACAGAATTTGAAAACTGGTTAGCTCCTAAAATAGCCCAAATAAAAGCCGACAGAGCTGCTGGTAAAAATATTCAGCAAGTATATAATATTCCTGTAGTAATCCATATTGTACACAATGGTGACGCAATAGGAACAGGTGAAAACATTACAGATGCTCAAGCTTTATCTCAAATCCAAGTCATGAATGAAGATTACAGAAAATTAATTAACACACCCGGAGGAGCTAATTCTACTGGATTAGCTGTTGATTGTGAAATTAATTTCTGTATTGCTCAAACTGATCCTAATGGGAATCCAACTTCAGGAATTGTAAGACACAATATAGCTCCATATGCTAATGACGTAGCAAATGGACCAGGAGGAGCTGACTGGGAAAAAAGAGCAGATGTAGAGTTGCTAAAACAAAACACCATTTGGAATCCTGATAATTATTTAAATATGTGGACAGTTCGCTTTGGAGGATTACCAGCAGATCAAGGTGGACTTGATGGTATTTTAGGTTATGCGCAATTCCCTAGTAATTCTGGATTAGGAGGATTAAACAACAACGGTGGACTTGCTAATACTGATGGAGTTGTAGCTAGCTTCGATACTTTTGGAACAATTGACGAAAATGACGGAACATTTATTTTAAACCCATCATACAATAGAGGAAGAACTATGACACATGAAGTTGGTCACTGGCTAGGCTTAAGACATCTATGGGGTGATCCCAATACAAATCTAGGAGTAGATGGATGCACAGTAGACGATTATTGTCTTGATACTCCTAACACAAGACAACCAAATTTTACATGTGATCTAACTACTAATTCTTGTCCAGCCCCAGGAAATGATATGGTTCAAAACTATATGGACTATACTAATGATGCCTGTATGGATACCTTTACACAAGATCAAAAAAATAGAATGATTGCAGTAATGACTAACTCTCCTAGAAGAAACACATTAAATGCTTCTAGTGCTTGTCAAACTCCAACTCCAATAATTAGATTTCAAAACCCAACAGGTTCAGTTAACGAAAATACTAATTGTAATTTTACTGATTTCACTTTCCCTGTATTATTAGGCAAAGCAGCAACATCAGATGCAACAGTTACATTTAATGTTACAGGAGGGACAGCAATTTTAAATACTGATTACTCAATTGTTAATTCATCTGTTACCTTTCCAACAGGGACAACTGCAAATCAAAACTTAACTATTCGCATTTATAATGATGGATTAGTCGAAAATGACGAAACTATTGAAATTACTTTAACATTAAATGCTAATGGAGGTAATACCACATTAAATGAAAATGCTAAAACAATCACAATTACAATTGTTAATGATGATAACACTCCTTCAGCAACTCAAATAACAACCTTAATTACTGAAGACTTTGAAGATGCTACTGGATGGGGTATTATTGATGGAGATGGAGACGGAGAAAACTGGGGTACAGTTAATGGATTAGATGGATTTGGAGGAATAGTTGGAGTATGTGCTTTTTCAGAAACTGATTTAACAATTGTAGGAGGTACTGGAACCACAAACCCAAACAACTATATTATCAGTCCTCAATTCACAATAGCTGCCAGCTCAACAGCCGCTGAAGTTAATTACACAATTGGCGCTTACTCATCAGACACAAATCCATATCAAGAACATTACTCTGTATATTTTACAACTAACATAAGTACAGTTAATTCAATTTTAGCTGGAACAGTTTTAGAAAATAACAGAGAAATCCCTGCAAAAAACACAGAGGAAAGATCTCATGATTTATCAGCATTTATCGGACAAACTGGTTATATTGTATTTAGACACCACAATACAGCTGGGAACGGTATATTAGTATTAGATAATGTTGACATAAACTCAACTATTTCAACTGACATACAAACTGAAATTAATACAGGGACAGCTTACCAAGCCTTAATCCCTTCTACAGGAACAATTTATGCTACTGATTCTTCTACAGGAAAAATCATGTCTAATATAATTAACAATGCAAATGCAGATTATGGCTGCACTAATGTTTATGTAAATAGAAGTCAAACTTCTACCGGTAGCGCATCGGTTAACTATGGTTCAAATACAGCTACTAACCTAAAAGTAATGGCTAAAACATTTACTATAACCACAGCTAACAGCCTAAATGAAAACGCAGATATTATGTTCTATTTCTCTGAGGCAGAAATAGCAGCATGGGAAACTGAAACTGGAAACAACAGAAACTTATTAAAAGTTATAAAAGATGGAAATTTAGTTGCATTACCAACAACTATTGGATCTTTCGGTTCTAATGTGACTATTACTGGAACATCTGTAAATGGAATTGAAGGTGTTTACTATTTTGGAATTGATTCAACTTTAGGCTCTTCAAATTTTGAAATTATAGAAGCTGTTAGTATTTATCCAAACCCTACTAGTAATGAATTAAATATAAACCTATCTGGTGATTTTTCTTCAACAACTAGCTATACTATATACAATAGTATTGGTCAAACTATAAAATCTTCAAAAATTACTATTCAGTCAGATTTAAAAATAAACACATCAAACTTTAGCGATGGTATTTATTTTATTCGAATTGAAAAAGATGGAGCTTCAAAAACTCTGAAATTCATCAAACAGTAA